The following proteins are encoded in a genomic region of Leptospira fainei serovar Hurstbridge str. BUT 6:
- a CDS encoding carboxymuconolactone decarboxylase family protein: MNLRFDYAKAYPAALRAMLDLEEFTKSGGIDSKLRELIKIRASQINGCAFCIHMHAKDARAAGEEEKRIYLLNAWKESPYYTEKERAALEVTEYVTKISQEGLPEHVYANARTHFDEKEFVALVMLINTINSWNRIAITTGKQAPL, translated from the coding sequence ATGAATCTGAGATTTGATTATGCAAAAGCATATCCTGCAGCATTGCGAGCAATGTTGGATTTGGAAGAATTCACTAAATCGGGAGGAATCGACTCTAAACTCCGCGAACTTATCAAAATCCGGGCTTCGCAGATAAACGGTTGCGCATTTTGTATTCACATGCATGCAAAGGATGCCCGAGCTGCCGGCGAGGAGGAAAAAAGAATTTATTTACTCAACGCATGGAAAGAGTCGCCTTACTATACCGAAAAAGAGAGAGCCGCCTTAGAAGTAACGGAATACGTAACTAAAATTTCGCAGGAGGGATTGCCGGAGCACGTCTACGCGAATGCGAGAACCCATTTCGATGAAAAAGAATTCGTGGCCTTGGTCATGTTGATAAATACGATTAATTCCTGGAATCGAATCGCAATAACCACCGGAAAGCAAGCGCCCCTATAA